A DNA window from Vigna angularis cultivar LongXiaoDou No.4 chromosome 1, ASM1680809v1, whole genome shotgun sequence contains the following coding sequences:
- the LOC108345524 gene encoding autophagy-related protein 11 isoform X1, whose translation MSSSVSGSLVHQGQLLVHIAENGHSFELDCNENTLVEAVMRSIESVTGINFSDQLVLCKEMKLESHRPLSVYKLPSDEKEVFIFNKSRLQNNSPAPPPEQVDILSHLEPPSPASSHDPHPLDDASDPALKALPSYERQFRYHYHRGHAIYTSTVMKYEHCERLWREQMVQERAVDVARGNLDQYYRMINQSYVEFMKRYMQQHRMHSDLVVNFGKNVEKLRSIKLHPALQTPNRKCLLDLVKEESLRKSVENCTSSHKQFENKMSQFKQTFGEVKRRAEELLSSRAFLPTKNIEQTIKEHQRYINEQKSIMQSLSKDVNTVKKLVDDCLSSQLSSSLRPHDAVSALGPMYDVHDKNHLPKMQACDRAISKLLEFCKENKNEMNNFVHNYTRNITYVSYLIKDQKLQFPVFKEAMARQDDLFGDLKLFYSIGAAYRACFAEVVRRKASMKLYMGMAGQMAEILAAKREAEIRRREDFLRVNSSCISKDVLKSMGLFDNPNQCDVNIAPFDGDLLNIDISDVDRYAPEYLTGVTSKMEKLGSFKGSTALSSDSSHLAEDVDITADLIERYDSEGLPDGSELIEIAGTCKMEVENAKLKAELAGRIALICSLCPEVEYESLDDERVNNMLKNAREKTEEALILKDEYIKHIQSMLKMKQVQCMSYEKRIQELEQKLSDQYMLGQKLSNVNDVTGKEIKSESISSEAHMPSISTSEPMDEVSCISSSLDAKLGLFTEHTGKVLDGVDENMLDSSGVQNPQLDSSMMEPHREEAQSADKDKKDKIIGQLGMSLTNSSTGENIPVSHDLVPCDSTVSQDSESKVNDDKVLLELRSTLADKSDQLIETETKLKNVIEEVVVLKRELEASKKLLDESQMNCAHLENCLHEAREEAQTQKSSADRRALEYNSLRASVIKTRSFFERLKTCVYSPGGVAGFADSLRNLSQSLANSANDRDDDDIAEFRKCIRVLADKVSFLSRHREELHEKYSRTEAANEQLRKELEEKIDQVKTYYNKHQLEKQANKEKISFGCLEVHEIAAFVLTSAGYYEAITRNCSNYYLSDESVALFAEHVPSRPNYIVGQIVHIERQIVKAAPPRPEHGRAEKFTTPDKGTDWLTLNSGSTPNPYGLPVGCEYFLVTVAMLPDTTIHSSSPS comes from the exons ATGAGTAGCAGCGTGTCTGGAAGTTTAGTCCATCAGGGCCAGTTGCTTGTTCATATTGCTGAGAATGGACACAGTTTTGAGTTGGATTGCAACGAAAACACACTTGTTGAAGCAGTTATGAGGTCTATTGAATCTGTTACTGGAATTAATTTCAGTGATCAGCTTGTTCTTTGTAAGGAAATGAAGCTGGAATCACATCGCCCGCTATCTGTGTACAAGCTTCCATCTGACGAGAAGGAGGTGTTCATATTCAACAAATCAAGGCTTCAAAACAATTCGCCGGCTCCACCGCCGGAGCAAGTTGATATTCTGAGCCATTTAGAGCCTCCATCGCCGGCATCCTCCCATGATCCACACCCTCTTGATGATGCTTCAGATCCTGCTCTGAAGGCTTTACCCTCTTATGAGCGACAATTCAGGTACCATTATCATCGGGGGCATGCTATATATACTAGTACTGTAATGAAATATGAGCACTGTGAGAGGCTTTGGAGAGAACAGATGGTCCAAGAAAGAGCAGTGGACGTTGCAAGGGGTAATTTGGATCAGTATTATCGAATGATTAACCAAAGCTATGTGGAATTCATGAAACGTTATATGCAACAACACAGGATGCATTCTGATCTTGTGGTGAATTTTGGGAAGAATGTTGAGAAACTAAGATCCATCAAACTTCACCCTGCTTTGCAAACTCCTAATCGCAAATGCTTACTGGATTTGGTCAAGGAGGAAAGCTTGAGGAAGTCAGTGGAGAATTGCACCAGCTCCCACAAGCAGTTTGAGAATAAAATGTCACAATTTAAGCAGACTTTTGGGGAAGTGAAGCGTCGGGCCGAGGAATTGTTGTCCTCCAGGGCTTTCTTGCCCACCAAGAATATAGAACAGACAATTAAAGAACACCAGAGATATATTAATGAACAAAAGAGTATCATGCAATCTCTGAG CAAGGATGTTAACACCGTAAAGAAACTGGTAGATGATTGTCTATCCTCTCAATTGTCTTCCTCACTTCGTCCTCATGATGCAGTTTCAGCCTTGGGTCCTATGTACGATGTTCATGACAAAAATCACCTGCCCAAAATGCAGGCTTGTGATCGTGCTATTTCAAAGCTACTAGAATTTTGCAAGGAAAACAAGAATGAGATGAATAACTTTGTGCACAATTACACTCGAAACATAACTTATGTTTCTTATCTCATTAAAGATCAAAAACTGCAGTTCCCTGTTTTTAAAGAGGCAATGGCTCGTCAGGATGACTTGTTTGGGGATTTAAAGTTGTTCTACAGTATTGGTGCAGCATACAGAGCTTGCTTTGCTGAGGTAGTGAGACGAAAGGCATCTATGAAGCTTTACATGGGCATGGCTGGGCAAATGGCTGAAATATTAGCTGCAAAACGTGAGGCCGAAATCAGAAGACGAGAGGATTTTTTGAGAGTTAATAGTTCATGCATTTCTAAAGATGTATTAAAATCTATGGGATTGTTTGACAATCCGAACCAGTGTGATGTCAATATAGCTCCGTTTGATGGTGATCTGCTTAATATTGACATATCAGATGTGGATCGTTATGCTCCTGAATATCTAACAGGAGTAACTTCCAAGATGGAGAAGCTAGGAAGCTTTAAAGGTTCAACTGCTTTGAGTAGTGATAGCTCTCATTTGGCTGAGGATGTCGATATTACTGCTGACTTAATTGAGAGATATGATTCTGAAGGTTTGCCAGATGGCAGTGAGTTGATTGAAATTGCTGGAACCTGCAAGATGGAAGTTGAGAATGCAAAACTGAAAGCTGAGCTTGCTGGTAGAATAGCTTTAATATGTTCACTCTGTCCCGAGGTAGAGTATGAGTCATTGGATGATGAAAGGGTGAATAATATGCTAAAGAATGCCAGAGAAAAGACAGAGGAAGCcttgattttgaaagatgaatatattaaacatattcAGTCCATGCTTAAGATGAAGCAAGTGCAATGTATGTCATATGAGAAACGTATTCAAGAATTGGAGCAGAAATTGTCTGATCAGTATATGCTTGGGCAGAAGCTTTCCAATGTAAATGATGTGACTGGGAAGGAAATAAAGTCAGAATCTATCAGCAGTGAAGCTCACATGCCTTCCATATCTACTTCTGAGCCCATGGATGAGGTTTCATGCATCTCAAGTTCCTTGGATGCAAAACTTGGTTTGTTCACAGAACATACAGGTAAAGTGTTAGATGGGGTGGATGAAAACATGTTGGATTCCTCTGGAGTTCAGAACCCACAGTTGGACTCTTCTATGATGGAGCCTCATCGTGAAGAAGCACAGAGTGCTGATAAAGATAAGAAAGACAAGATAATCGGACAATTAGGCATGTCATTAACAAACAGTTCTACTGGTGAGAACATACCTGTGTCACATGACCTTGTACCTTGTGACTCCACAGTTTCTCAAGACTCAGAATCCAAAGTAAATGATGATAAGGTGTTGTTGGAACTACGAAGTACACTTGCAGATAAGTCGGATCAATTGATTGAAACTGAAACCAAGCTGAAAAATGTTATAGAGGAGGTTGTTGTGCTCAAAAGGGAGCTGGAAGCTAGTAAAAAACTACTTGATGAATCTCAG ATGAATTGTGCTCACTTGGAAAATTGTTTGCATGAAGCAAGAGAGGAAGCTCAAACACAAAAAAGTTCTGCTGACAGGAGGGCTTTAGAGTATAATTCACTACGGGCATCTGTCATTAAAACACGCAGCTTTTTTGAAAGACTCAAGACTTGTGTTTATTCTCCCGGTGGTGTGGCTGGTTTTGCAGATTCCCTTCGTAATTTGTCGCAGTCTTTGGCCAA TTCTGCTAATGACAGAGATGATGATGACATTGCTGAGTTTCGAAAATGTATTCGTGTCTTGGCCGATAAAGTTAGTTTCTTGTCAAGGCACCGGGAAGAGCTGCATGAGAAGTACTCAAGAACGGAAGCTGCTAATGAACAGCTTCGGAAAGAATTGGAGGAGAAAATAGACCAGGTCAAAACTTATTACAATAAGCATCAACTTGAGAAGCAG GCAAATAAAGAGAAGATTTCTTTTGGTTGCCTGGAAGTTCATGAGATAGCAGCCTTTGTGCTCACTTCTGCTGGGTATTATGAGGCAATTACCAGGAACTGCTCTAATTATTACTTATCCGATGAATCTGTAGCCCTGTTTGCAGAACATGTTCCAAGCAGACCTAACTACATTGTTGGACAAATTGTGCATATCGAACGCCAGATTGTGAAGGCGGCACCCCCTCGGCCTGAGCATGGTAGGGCTGAAAAGTTTACTACTCCTGACAAAGGGACTGACTGGTTGACCTTGAATTCAGGATCAACTCCAAACCCATACGGTCTCCCTGTTGGCTGTGAATATTTCCTAGTGACAGTAGCCATGTTACCTGATACCACCATTCATTCATCGTCTCCTTCCTGA
- the LOC108345524 gene encoding autophagy-related protein 11 isoform X2 codes for MSSSVSGSLVHQGQLLVHIAENGHSFELDCNENTLVEAVMRSIESVTGINFSDQLVLCKEMKLESHRPLSVYKLPSDEKEVFIFNKSRLQNNSPAPPPEQVDILSHLEPPSPASSHDPHPLDDASDPALKALPSYERQFRYHYHRGHAIYTSTVMKYEHCERLWREQMVQERAVDVARGNLDQYYRMINQSYVEFMKRYMQQHRMHSDLVVNFGKNVEKLRSIKLHPALQTPNRKCLLDLVKEESLRKSVENCTSSHKQFENKMSQFKQTFGEVKRRAEELLSSRAFLPTKNIEQTIKEHQRYINEQKSIMQSLSKDVNTVKKLVDDCLSSQLSSSLRPHDAVSALGPMYDVHDKNHLPKMQACDRAISKLLEFCKENKNEMNNFVHNYTRNITYVSYLIKDQKLQFPVFKEAMARQDDLFGDLKLFYSIGAAYRACFAEVVRRKASMKLYMGMAGQMAEILAAKREAEIRRREDFLRVNSSCISKDVLKSMGLFDNPNQCDVNIAPFDGDLLNIDISDVDRYAPEYLTGVTSKMEKLGSFKGSTALSSDSSHLAEDVDITADLIERYDSEGLPDGSELIEIAGTCKMEVENAKLKAELAGRIALICSLCPEVEYESLDDERVNNMLKNAREKTEEALILKDEYIKHIQSMLKMKQVQCMSYEKRIQELEQKLSDQYMLGQKLSNVNDVTGKEIKSESISSEAHMPSISTSEPMDEVSCISSSLDAKLGLFTEHTGKVLDGVDENMLDSSGVQNPQLDSSMMEPHREEAQSADKDKKDKIIGQLGMSLTNSSTGENIPVSHDLVPCDSTVSQDSESKVNDDKVLLELRSTLADKSDQLIETETKLKNVIEEVVVLKRELEASKKLLDESQMNCAHLENCLHEAREEAQTQKSSADRRALEYNSLRASVIKTRSFFERLKTCVYSPGGVAGFADSLRNLSQSLAKDDDDIAEFRKCIRVLADKVSFLSRHREELHEKYSRTEAANEQLRKELEEKIDQVKTYYNKHQLEKQANKEKISFGCLEVHEIAAFVLTSAGYYEAITRNCSNYYLSDESVALFAEHVPSRPNYIVGQIVHIERQIVKAAPPRPEHGRAEKFTTPDKGTDWLTLNSGSTPNPYGLPVGCEYFLVTVAMLPDTTIHSSSPS; via the exons ATGAGTAGCAGCGTGTCTGGAAGTTTAGTCCATCAGGGCCAGTTGCTTGTTCATATTGCTGAGAATGGACACAGTTTTGAGTTGGATTGCAACGAAAACACACTTGTTGAAGCAGTTATGAGGTCTATTGAATCTGTTACTGGAATTAATTTCAGTGATCAGCTTGTTCTTTGTAAGGAAATGAAGCTGGAATCACATCGCCCGCTATCTGTGTACAAGCTTCCATCTGACGAGAAGGAGGTGTTCATATTCAACAAATCAAGGCTTCAAAACAATTCGCCGGCTCCACCGCCGGAGCAAGTTGATATTCTGAGCCATTTAGAGCCTCCATCGCCGGCATCCTCCCATGATCCACACCCTCTTGATGATGCTTCAGATCCTGCTCTGAAGGCTTTACCCTCTTATGAGCGACAATTCAGGTACCATTATCATCGGGGGCATGCTATATATACTAGTACTGTAATGAAATATGAGCACTGTGAGAGGCTTTGGAGAGAACAGATGGTCCAAGAAAGAGCAGTGGACGTTGCAAGGGGTAATTTGGATCAGTATTATCGAATGATTAACCAAAGCTATGTGGAATTCATGAAACGTTATATGCAACAACACAGGATGCATTCTGATCTTGTGGTGAATTTTGGGAAGAATGTTGAGAAACTAAGATCCATCAAACTTCACCCTGCTTTGCAAACTCCTAATCGCAAATGCTTACTGGATTTGGTCAAGGAGGAAAGCTTGAGGAAGTCAGTGGAGAATTGCACCAGCTCCCACAAGCAGTTTGAGAATAAAATGTCACAATTTAAGCAGACTTTTGGGGAAGTGAAGCGTCGGGCCGAGGAATTGTTGTCCTCCAGGGCTTTCTTGCCCACCAAGAATATAGAACAGACAATTAAAGAACACCAGAGATATATTAATGAACAAAAGAGTATCATGCAATCTCTGAG CAAGGATGTTAACACCGTAAAGAAACTGGTAGATGATTGTCTATCCTCTCAATTGTCTTCCTCACTTCGTCCTCATGATGCAGTTTCAGCCTTGGGTCCTATGTACGATGTTCATGACAAAAATCACCTGCCCAAAATGCAGGCTTGTGATCGTGCTATTTCAAAGCTACTAGAATTTTGCAAGGAAAACAAGAATGAGATGAATAACTTTGTGCACAATTACACTCGAAACATAACTTATGTTTCTTATCTCATTAAAGATCAAAAACTGCAGTTCCCTGTTTTTAAAGAGGCAATGGCTCGTCAGGATGACTTGTTTGGGGATTTAAAGTTGTTCTACAGTATTGGTGCAGCATACAGAGCTTGCTTTGCTGAGGTAGTGAGACGAAAGGCATCTATGAAGCTTTACATGGGCATGGCTGGGCAAATGGCTGAAATATTAGCTGCAAAACGTGAGGCCGAAATCAGAAGACGAGAGGATTTTTTGAGAGTTAATAGTTCATGCATTTCTAAAGATGTATTAAAATCTATGGGATTGTTTGACAATCCGAACCAGTGTGATGTCAATATAGCTCCGTTTGATGGTGATCTGCTTAATATTGACATATCAGATGTGGATCGTTATGCTCCTGAATATCTAACAGGAGTAACTTCCAAGATGGAGAAGCTAGGAAGCTTTAAAGGTTCAACTGCTTTGAGTAGTGATAGCTCTCATTTGGCTGAGGATGTCGATATTACTGCTGACTTAATTGAGAGATATGATTCTGAAGGTTTGCCAGATGGCAGTGAGTTGATTGAAATTGCTGGAACCTGCAAGATGGAAGTTGAGAATGCAAAACTGAAAGCTGAGCTTGCTGGTAGAATAGCTTTAATATGTTCACTCTGTCCCGAGGTAGAGTATGAGTCATTGGATGATGAAAGGGTGAATAATATGCTAAAGAATGCCAGAGAAAAGACAGAGGAAGCcttgattttgaaagatgaatatattaaacatattcAGTCCATGCTTAAGATGAAGCAAGTGCAATGTATGTCATATGAGAAACGTATTCAAGAATTGGAGCAGAAATTGTCTGATCAGTATATGCTTGGGCAGAAGCTTTCCAATGTAAATGATGTGACTGGGAAGGAAATAAAGTCAGAATCTATCAGCAGTGAAGCTCACATGCCTTCCATATCTACTTCTGAGCCCATGGATGAGGTTTCATGCATCTCAAGTTCCTTGGATGCAAAACTTGGTTTGTTCACAGAACATACAGGTAAAGTGTTAGATGGGGTGGATGAAAACATGTTGGATTCCTCTGGAGTTCAGAACCCACAGTTGGACTCTTCTATGATGGAGCCTCATCGTGAAGAAGCACAGAGTGCTGATAAAGATAAGAAAGACAAGATAATCGGACAATTAGGCATGTCATTAACAAACAGTTCTACTGGTGAGAACATACCTGTGTCACATGACCTTGTACCTTGTGACTCCACAGTTTCTCAAGACTCAGAATCCAAAGTAAATGATGATAAGGTGTTGTTGGAACTACGAAGTACACTTGCAGATAAGTCGGATCAATTGATTGAAACTGAAACCAAGCTGAAAAATGTTATAGAGGAGGTTGTTGTGCTCAAAAGGGAGCTGGAAGCTAGTAAAAAACTACTTGATGAATCTCAG ATGAATTGTGCTCACTTGGAAAATTGTTTGCATGAAGCAAGAGAGGAAGCTCAAACACAAAAAAGTTCTGCTGACAGGAGGGCTTTAGAGTATAATTCACTACGGGCATCTGTCATTAAAACACGCAGCTTTTTTGAAAGACTCAAGACTTGTGTTTATTCTCCCGGTGGTGTGGCTGGTTTTGCAGATTCCCTTCGTAATTTGTCGCAGTCTTTGGCCAA AGATGATGATGACATTGCTGAGTTTCGAAAATGTATTCGTGTCTTGGCCGATAAAGTTAGTTTCTTGTCAAGGCACCGGGAAGAGCTGCATGAGAAGTACTCAAGAACGGAAGCTGCTAATGAACAGCTTCGGAAAGAATTGGAGGAGAAAATAGACCAGGTCAAAACTTATTACAATAAGCATCAACTTGAGAAGCAG GCAAATAAAGAGAAGATTTCTTTTGGTTGCCTGGAAGTTCATGAGATAGCAGCCTTTGTGCTCACTTCTGCTGGGTATTATGAGGCAATTACCAGGAACTGCTCTAATTATTACTTATCCGATGAATCTGTAGCCCTGTTTGCAGAACATGTTCCAAGCAGACCTAACTACATTGTTGGACAAATTGTGCATATCGAACGCCAGATTGTGAAGGCGGCACCCCCTCGGCCTGAGCATGGTAGGGCTGAAAAGTTTACTACTCCTGACAAAGGGACTGACTGGTTGACCTTGAATTCAGGATCAACTCCAAACCCATACGGTCTCCCTGTTGGCTGTGAATATTTCCTAGTGACAGTAGCCATGTTACCTGATACCACCATTCATTCATCGTCTCCTTCCTGA